A region from the Acanthochromis polyacanthus isolate Apoly-LR-REF ecotype Palm Island chromosome 23, KAUST_Apoly_ChrSc, whole genome shotgun sequence genome encodes:
- the si:ch211-63p21.1 gene encoding uncharacterized protein si:ch211-63p21.1 translates to MLRRESDSHGLFTSGETSDNDCEMGATCGEVDVVCLCEAGPCTLYSEAHTPTPDTLLCEHCGKNRVMITRYSEGYGTEEECVLSDPQGESDADADIEDTDCRLQDPASLQRISSRRRKRPRVARQDTTESEDDGGRSHRTHRWNLRLSPDRAHSRTILEESISQVRPLVICQPNAERQKSPAELPQGSKLMSLWPTSISLPLLLLLSLPLSLSLVFVIVSFLLPWASA, encoded by the exons ATGCTGAGGAGGGAATCTGACTCCCACGGCCTGTTTACCTCCGGAGAGACGTCTGACAATGACTGTGAG ATGGGGGCGACTTGTGGAGAGGTAGATGTAGTGTGTCTGTGCGAGGCTGGTCCCTGTACACTTTATTCAGAAGCACACACGCCTACGCCG GACACGCTGCTGTGTGAACACTGTGGAAAAAACAGAGTAATGATAACCAGGTACTCGGAGGGATATGGCACAGAG GAGGAGTGTGTCTTATCTGACCCTCAGGGGGAGAGCGATGCAGATGCTGACATAGAGGATACAGATTGCAG ACTCCAGGACCCTGCTTCGCTCCAGCGAATCAGCTCGCGGAGACGAAAGCGTCCTCGGGTAGCGCGGCAAGACACCACGGAGAGCGAAGACGACGGTGGGCGGAGTCACAGAACCCATCGCTGGAACCTCAGGCTCAGTCCTGACAGAGCACACAGCAGGACCATACTGGag GAGAGCATATCACAGGTCCGGCCGCTGGTCATCTGCCAGCCCAACGCCGAGAGGCAGAAGAGTCCAGCCGAACTCCCCCAAGGCTCCAAACTGATGTCTCTGTGGCCGACGTCCATCTCCCTTCctctactcctcctcctctcgctgcctctctccctctccctcgtCTTTGTTATCGTGTCTTTCCTCCTGCCATGGGCCAGCGCTTGA